The following are encoded together in the Anopheles nili chromosome 3, idAnoNiliSN_F5_01, whole genome shotgun sequence genome:
- the LOC128725282 gene encoding uncharacterized protein LOC128725282 isoform X2 yields the protein MGHLSTVAVVALVGLLAGCRAAPTAILQPATQYYLLQPQPATLKIQPHLIQPIQQLKLEPKQYVYYYPSLPLTTTTHTTHQYTEGKPIRLVTLKQDEGNWWSSVFSFLQPPMTEAPPTDSETTEAPAPEAPASNAPEKQLMFMAPAAEAEKSASDTPAATAALPQPQRYYILSGTPQFYGNFDALQNPLSPVFSLQPLQAIHARAGSADIQAEDGLQPKFQAQIVSSLAPIAPVPAAVPAQLKNDLLESHQDKEQTIDRAWARSLDDEPQPEQQQQQNHHQLMVMMADDEEQPAVVVQGRSKIVEDEETAPQVQPIVDEEQPGKQDEAVQRSVNDPAIAAVKPSGNFFDEEDEEKKKPL from the exons ATGGGCCATCTGAGTACCGTTGCGGTGGTCGCCTTGGTGGGCCTGCTGGCTGGATGTCGTGCGGCTCCGACCGCCATCCTGCAGCCTGCGACGCAGTACTATCTGCTGCAGCCCCAGCCAGCCACGCTCAAGATTCAGCCACATCTCATCCAACCGATCCAgcagctgaagctggaacCGAAGCAGTACGTCTACTACTACCCATCGCTGCCATTGACTACGACCACCCACACCACGCATCAGTACACCGAGGGCAAACCCATCCGGTTGGTGACCCTTAAGCAAGATGAGGGCAACTGGTGGTCGTCAGTGTTTTCCTTCCTACAGCCTCCCATGACCGAGGCGCCTCCAACAGACTCCGAAACGACGGAAGCACCCGCACCTGAAGCTCCGGCTAGCAACGCGCCCGAGAAGCAGCTTATGTTCATGGCTCCGGCTGCTGAGGCAGAAAAGAGTGCTTCAGACACACCGGCCGCGACCGCTGCTCTGCCGCAGCCTCAGCGCTACTACATCTTGAGTGGAACGCCCCAGTTCTATGGCAACTTTGACGCACTGCAGAACCCTCTCAGCCCGGTGTTCAGTCTGCAGCCGTTGCAGGCGATCCACGCGCGTGCCGGTTCCGCTGACATTCAGGCTGAGGATGGACTACAGCCCAAGTTCCAGGCTCAGATCGTATCTTCGCTCGCCCCGATCGCACCCGTCCCGGCCGCTGTTCCGGCGCAGCTTAAGAACGATCTGTTGGAGTCCCACCAGGATAAGGAGCAGACGATCGATCGTGCATGGGCGCGATCGCTCGATGATGAACCGCAGccagagcagcagcagcagcaaaaccaccaccagctgatggtgatgatggctgATGATGAGGAACAACCGGCCGTTGTTGTGCAGGGTCGCTCGAAGATCGTCGAGGATGAGGAAACCGCACCCCAGGTGCAGCCGATCGTCGATGAGGAGCAACCGGGCAAGCAGGATGAAGCCGTACAGCGCAGCGTGAACGATCCGGCCATCGCCGCCGTCAAACCCTCCG GTAACTTCTTCgacgaggaggacgaggagaagaagaagccactGTAA
- the LOC128725282 gene encoding uncharacterized protein LOC128725282 isoform X1 — translation MGHLSTVAVVALVGLLAGCRAAPTAILQPATQYYLLQPQPATLKIQPHLIQPIQQLKLEPKQYVYYYPSLPLTTTTHTTHQYTEGKPIRLVTLKQDEGNWWSSVFSFLQPPMTEAPPTDSETTEAPAPEAPASNAPEKQLMFMAPAAEAEKSASDTPAATAALPQPQRYYILSGTPQFYGNFDALQNPLSPVFSLQPLQAIHARAGSADIQAEDGLQPKFQAQIVSSLAPIAPVPAAVPAQLKNDLLESHQDKEQTIDRAWARSLDDEPQPEQQQQQNHHQLMVMMADDEEQPAVVVQGRSKIVEDEETAPQVQPIVDEEQPGKQDEAVQRSVNDPAIAAVKPSGIALAGRGGVAASAPTGTAIVGKNGLALASPSATSVAGNFFDEEDEEKKKPL, via the coding sequence ATGGGCCATCTGAGTACCGTTGCGGTGGTCGCCTTGGTGGGCCTGCTGGCTGGATGTCGTGCGGCTCCGACCGCCATCCTGCAGCCTGCGACGCAGTACTATCTGCTGCAGCCCCAGCCAGCCACGCTCAAGATTCAGCCACATCTCATCCAACCGATCCAgcagctgaagctggaacCGAAGCAGTACGTCTACTACTACCCATCGCTGCCATTGACTACGACCACCCACACCACGCATCAGTACACCGAGGGCAAACCCATCCGGTTGGTGACCCTTAAGCAAGATGAGGGCAACTGGTGGTCGTCAGTGTTTTCCTTCCTACAGCCTCCCATGACCGAGGCGCCTCCAACAGACTCCGAAACGACGGAAGCACCCGCACCTGAAGCTCCGGCTAGCAACGCGCCCGAGAAGCAGCTTATGTTCATGGCTCCGGCTGCTGAGGCAGAAAAGAGTGCTTCAGACACACCGGCCGCGACCGCTGCTCTGCCGCAGCCTCAGCGCTACTACATCTTGAGTGGAACGCCCCAGTTCTATGGCAACTTTGACGCACTGCAGAACCCTCTCAGCCCGGTGTTCAGTCTGCAGCCGTTGCAGGCGATCCACGCGCGTGCCGGTTCCGCTGACATTCAGGCTGAGGATGGACTACAGCCCAAGTTCCAGGCTCAGATCGTATCTTCGCTCGCCCCGATCGCACCCGTCCCGGCCGCTGTTCCGGCGCAGCTTAAGAACGATCTGTTGGAGTCCCACCAGGATAAGGAGCAGACGATCGATCGTGCATGGGCGCGATCGCTCGATGATGAACCGCAGccagagcagcagcagcagcaaaaccaccaccagctgatggtgatgatggctgATGATGAGGAACAACCGGCCGTTGTTGTGCAGGGTCGCTCGAAGATCGTCGAGGATGAGGAAACCGCACCCCAGGTGCAGCCGATCGTCGATGAGGAGCAACCGGGCAAGCAGGATGAAGCCGTACAGCGCAGCGTGAACGATCCGGCCATCGCCGCCGTCAAACCCTCCGGTATAGCCCTGGCCGGGCGTGGTGGTGTGGCCGCGTCAGCCCCCACCGGAACGGCCATTGTCGGTAAGAATGGTCTAGCGTTGGCTTCACCGTCGGCCACTTCCGTTGCAGGTAACTTCTTCgacgaggaggacgaggagaagaagaagccactGTAA
- the LOC128726074 gene encoding uncharacterized protein LOC128726074: protein MKLLLAVLTFATSLLSIQCRPQAIHFFPYRPAELPAPYPFHALGSPVSSQAYRLVPVPLPAPVQSEKRVPKPSEPLLRTSQGKPQLQAKAPKRVTNAPFLQALQQPNGQFKLQKYTLAMPERLQQPIVSDQPAQVDTPTVPSNPKKQNTNSVLSQQLESAILPQEVNPVVVSAVGSTTADAPVLGRVPVAPTVSEYYPFYGGPMTDNREEASLILEPSSKAVSGNGGTAISTPVSHAILKHGSRSKILFRPQSVAIVGANGRAHAQADLIVDYVNPEHRTATDVLKLPFYGGARGQILEIRKNSDGTVVSKILRGDDEDMELKVHHMGDEPQPGLKPSSIEQALEASDEDIKGADQSFGDYLLKIQNAAASLVSLQETVKKTGKLSSDQRKVYTDNLEKLGVAAQKLAHIQQSDDDQDAIRFLFDLSALTANYETASTGDPQKKKVSSGSKLTSFPGYKGKEDNKKKEEEENVGEDGSGGDSVQVDTQEKESSIAEAKPVGLAIAGEGGVASSKPVATAVVGDGGLAVARPVATAIAGIKPSELGSLGLPISINKKVLTKGKYGLVASGDEVSGGVLVGPDYEARVAPKEIEAELEDNRQQAMAGFDTEKFLANLRLKTTPNGATTGLPNGPQTLAAYQPTSYLQQTVPYMSDYNVGQSAYPMYTPTFMPYYAISPNYYQYPTAMSTLNAYQVAALQSALYNSYLYSAYQQPQLQQTVAQNPFQQYEYPQRTLYNPSPVVSPVAAYSNYNNYASFSSPSPYRFFYY, encoded by the exons GTGTTAACTTTCGCGACGTCCCTGCTTAGCATACAATGCCGTCCTCAGGCCATACA CTTCTTCCCTTACCGACCGGCGGAGCTGCCAGCGCCGTATCCGTTCCACGCGCTCGGCTCTCCCGTCAGCAGCCAAGCGTACCGGTTGGTGCCGGTTCCGCTTCCGGCGCCGGTGCAGAGCGAAAAGCGTGTGCCCAAGCCGTCGGAACCGTTGCTCCGTACGAGTCAGGGAAAGCCCCAACTGCAGGCAAAAGCGCCCAAACGCGTCACGAACGCTCCGTTCCTGCAGGCGCTTCAGCAGCCCAATGGGCAGTTTAAGCTGCAAAAGTACACCCTGGCTATGCCAGAGCGGCTCCAGCAACCCATCGTCAGCGATCAACCAGCGCAGGTCGACACACCGACAGTGCCATCTAATCCCAAGAAACAGAACACAAACAGCGTGCTAAGTCAGCAGTTGGAAAGCGCGATCCTGCCGCAGGAAGTCAACCCGGTTGTGGTGAGTGCCGTGGGTTCGACGACGGCTGATGCACCAGTGCTAGGACGTGTGCCAGTGGCACCGACAGTGTCCGAGTACTATCCCTTCTACGGTGGTCCAATGACTGACAACCGCGAGGAAGCCTCACTCATACTGGAACCCTCGTCGAAGGCCGTCTCGGGAAACGGTGGCACCGCTATTTCGACGCCGGTCTCGCACGCTATCCTGAAGCATGGCAGCCGGTCGAAGATCCTGTTCCGGCCACAGTCGGTTGCGATCGTTGGGGCGAATGGGCGTGCCCACGCGCAGGCCGACCTGATCGTCGACTACGTGAA CCCGGAACACCGAACCGCAACGGACGTGCTGAAACTGCCCTTCTACGGAGGCGCTCGTGGTCAGATACTGGAGATTCGCAAGAATAGTGATGGAACGGTGGTGAGCAAGATCCTACGTGGTGATGACGAAGATATGGAGCTGAAGGTGCACCACATGGGAGATGAACCTCAACCGGGGTTGAAACCGTCCTCTATCGAGCAAGCTCTGGAAGCGAGCGACGAAGACATCAAGGGCGCGGACCAGTCGTTCGGAGACTATCTGCTAAAGATCCAGAACGCAGCCGCATCGCTCGTCTCGCTGCAGGAGACGGTGAAGAAGACTGGCAAGTTGTCGTCGGACCAACGCAAAGTGTACACGGATAACCTGGAGAAGCTTGGGGTGGCCGCCCAGAAGCTGGCGCATATCCAGCAGTCGGATGATGATCAGGATGCGATCCGGTTTTTGTTTGACT TATCCGCTTTGACAGCTAACTACGAGACTGCGTCGACTGGCGATCCACAGAAGAAGAAGGTCTCTTCCGGCAGCAAGCTGACGTCGTTCCCAGGCTACAAGGGCAAAGAAGACAATaagaagaaggaagaggaggagAACGTGGGCGAGGACGGTTCCGGTGGAGATTCTGTACAGGTAGACACCCAGGAGAAGGAGTCGTCCATTGCCGAGGCTAAGCCCGTAG GTCTTGCGATCGCCGGCGAGGGAGGTGTTGCTTCATCCAAACCGGTCGCAACGGCTGTGGTCGGTGACGGAGGACTCGCTGTAGCTCGTCCTGTCGCAACGGCCATTGCGGGCATCAAACCGAGCGAACTTGGTTCACTGGGTCTACCGATCTCGATCAATAAGAAGGTGTTGACGAAGGGAAAGTACGGTCTGGTTGCAAGTGGAGACGAAGTCTCTGGTGGCGTTCTGGTTGGTCCCGACTATGAAGCTCGTGTGGCGCCAAAAGAAATTGAGGCTGAACTCGAGGACAATCGCCAGCAGGCTATGGCAGGCTTCGACACGGAGAAGTTCCTGGCGAATCTGCGACTGAAGACGACACCGAATGGTGCCACGACCGGACTTCCGAATGGACCTCAAACGTTGGCCGCTTATCAACCGACGTCTTATCTGCAGCAAACCGTCCCCTACATGTCGGATTATAACGTGGGACAAAGTGCGTACCCAATGTACACACCGACGTTTATGCCGTATTACGCCATCTCACCAAACTACTATCAGTACCCGACGGCAATGAGCACGCTTAACGCGTACCAAGTGGCCGCCCTACAATCGGCTTTGTACAACTCGTACTTGTACAGTGCGTATCAGCAACCGCAGCTGCAACAAACGGTCGCCCAGAATCCCTTTCAGCAGTATGAGTATCCTCAGCGGACTCTCTACAATCCATCACCCGTCGTCAGCCCAGTCGCTGCCTACTCGAACTATAATAATTACGCATCCTTCAGCAGCCCTTCGCCATACCGATTTTTCTACTATTAG